A part of Chanos chanos chromosome 9, fChaCha1.1, whole genome shotgun sequence genomic DNA contains:
- the mapre1a gene encoding microtubule-associated protein RP/EB family member 1a isoform X1, with the protein MAVNVYATSSTSENLSRHDMLAWINESLQLNHSKIEQLCSGAAYCQFMDMLFPSSVPLKKVKFQAKLEHEYIHNFKILQAAFKKTGVDKVIPVDKLIKGKFQDNFEFLQWFKKFFDANYEERDYDPVAARQGQDMPAASTPAPTMASKPKKVSTEEGPTPVVKPTLPVAPQRPVTQAKAPPKTTPTSARRAGGGSGDDDKAELIQEINMLRSTIQDLEKERDFYFGKLRNIELICQEKEEEGDPTMQRIIDILYATDEGFVIPEDETAAPEEF; encoded by the exons ATGGCTGTGAACGTCTATGCTACATCATCGACCAGTGAGAATCTCAGTCGACATGATATGCTGGCATGGATCAACGAGTCTCTTCAGTTGAACCATTCTAAGATTGAGCAGCTGTGTTCTG GGGCAGCATATTGTCAGTTCATGGATATGTTGTTCCCGTCAAGTGTTCCTTTGAAGAAAGTCAAATTCCAGGCGAAATTGGAGCATGAATATATTCATAACTTCAAAATCCTCCAAGCTGCTTTTAAGAAGACTGGGGTTGACAAA GTTATCCCCGTCGATAAGCTGATTAAAGGCAAATTTCAGGACAACTTTGAGTTTCTGCAGTGGTTTAAGAAGTTCTTTGATGCCAACTATGAGGAGAGAGATTACGACCCTGTGGCCGCCCGCCAGGGTCAGGACATGCCAGCTGCGTCAACCCCTGCCCCCACCATGGCCAGCAAACCAAAGAAAGTCAGCACAG AGGAGGGCCCCACACCTGTTGTCAAACCAACACTCCCAGTTG CCCCTCAGCGACCAGTGACACAGGCCAAGGCTCCACCCAAGACCACACCCACCTCAGCACGGAGAGCAGGGGGCGGGTCCGGAGATGACGACAAGGCGGAACTTATCCAAGAA ATCAATATGTTGAGATCCACCATTCAGGAtttggaaaaagagagggactTTTACTTTGGAAAATTAAGAAATATTGAACTTATCTgtcaagagaaagaggaggagggtgaCCCGACAATGCAAAGGATTATTGATATTCTGTATGCCACAGAT GAAGGTTTTGTCATCCCTGAAGATGAAACCGCTGCACCAGAGGAATTTTGA
- the mapre1a gene encoding microtubule-associated protein RP/EB family member 1a isoform X2, with the protein MAVNVYATSSTSENLSRHDMLAWINESLQLNHSKIEQLCSGAAYCQFMDMLFPSSVPLKKVKFQAKLEHEYIHNFKILQAAFKKTGVDKVIPVDKLIKGKFQDNFEFLQWFKKFFDANYEERDYDPVAARQGQDMPAASTPAPTMASKPKKVSTAPQRPVTQAKAPPKTTPTSARRAGGGSGDDDKAELIQEINMLRSTIQDLEKERDFYFGKLRNIELICQEKEEEGDPTMQRIIDILYATDEGFVIPEDETAAPEEF; encoded by the exons ATGGCTGTGAACGTCTATGCTACATCATCGACCAGTGAGAATCTCAGTCGACATGATATGCTGGCATGGATCAACGAGTCTCTTCAGTTGAACCATTCTAAGATTGAGCAGCTGTGTTCTG GGGCAGCATATTGTCAGTTCATGGATATGTTGTTCCCGTCAAGTGTTCCTTTGAAGAAAGTCAAATTCCAGGCGAAATTGGAGCATGAATATATTCATAACTTCAAAATCCTCCAAGCTGCTTTTAAGAAGACTGGGGTTGACAAA GTTATCCCCGTCGATAAGCTGATTAAAGGCAAATTTCAGGACAACTTTGAGTTTCTGCAGTGGTTTAAGAAGTTCTTTGATGCCAACTATGAGGAGAGAGATTACGACCCTGTGGCCGCCCGCCAGGGTCAGGACATGCCAGCTGCGTCAACCCCTGCCCCCACCATGGCCAGCAAACCAAAGAAAGTCAGCACAG CCCCTCAGCGACCAGTGACACAGGCCAAGGCTCCACCCAAGACCACACCCACCTCAGCACGGAGAGCAGGGGGCGGGTCCGGAGATGACGACAAGGCGGAACTTATCCAAGAA ATCAATATGTTGAGATCCACCATTCAGGAtttggaaaaagagagggactTTTACTTTGGAAAATTAAGAAATATTGAACTTATCTgtcaagagaaagaggaggagggtgaCCCGACAATGCAAAGGATTATTGATATTCTGTATGCCACAGAT GAAGGTTTTGTCATCCCTGAAGATGAAACCGCTGCACCAGAGGAATTTTGA